Proteins encoded by one window of Primulina huaijiensis isolate GDHJ02 chromosome 1, ASM1229523v2, whole genome shotgun sequence:
- the LOC140979120 gene encoding uncharacterized protein isoform X2, which translates to MAEQNPGAETALRLSQKLRELIAYGSLDYNSWKSLILEVENTCQDDIDTISLSYDSFLEKFPLCHWHLERYAYCKAKLCGTQEAIKVYERGSGLAMFSVGFWVDYFAFGTACFGDPEDIRKLFGRAVSFVGKDYFCHALWDKYMKYEFNQQGWNFLAQSYIQALRFPTKKLYFYYDNFKQFVANLEEEMEYEKNDHIEVEKLSGPYAAIKMSGDEISLVVKDLLGSSDKVLKCKALYRYRSIGEEFYQESCNLNEKIKCFETNIKRRFFCVTPLDDHQLNNWHLYLDFVEKQENLDWTVKLYERCLISCASYPEFWMRYVNFLESSGGRELAISALDRATKIFLKNVPDIHLFSARFKEHLGDVNGACASLQQCDAKTDSIFFEKVVTEANIERRLGNLIKASTTYEEALKTAKEKQKIHILPRLYSHYSRFTFMITGSADAARNILINGVKEVPNCRFLFEELMNFAMTHEGSNQVNVIDSIISGAVSPGSDEYHGLNAKDRETISLLFLEFMNLCGSVHDVMKAWNRHISLFPQFLRSEPYKHFASGSFLLNMVQLQVEQGPVNGEIDHTQVMEKLSPQKDNNCKETAEPVYTKAIVPSDKDMSQGNEPIDGLSRQSREDKPGPVDVSAKLAESNGNVLISHDSVHDFSCQSKVEKPGLMVVSAETIDQSAKQALTKCEPANEFGKLTETTDPVDQLSLLDHEFKHQNLPVPLESTTILNYREKENQESIPMSCDVYKAEVVVSPTSSPIIESPLFHNASEKDGSVSQQNSTITNMPADSKEPSKTGVTLIEKVTAPGYTSSGFHERAKDQEQNNHPGNESDSKMLMKQGNIESNSGIQICGQSAGVIQETTKTDHAGPVCTTVPPSDASAAQSPLLSSPLVSYPQQNVQQNNLPSTQDPWQAQQNMAMDQMLQYHYHQQHLGQQHYQQHMQQPLFQLQHQYMNQQQYQQLNQQHLQLLPQQYYGQDQHQITYCEQFHQQLQQHHYYQQNQQLQQGQDPRQLQEFAYDMNQQGYQQHVATQGQQIPLLQYQQHQQTYQHFHQQQPHGGHPHGPEHLRQQDEQFHKQQELSSGQTMSKKQEVPINAPPNHDGASESCKSPHI; encoded by the exons ATGGCCGAACAGAATCCTGGCGCTGAAACGGCAT TGAGGCTATCTCAAAAGCTCAGGGAATTGATTGCTTATGGCTCGCTAGATTACAATTCCTGGAAATCGTTGATTTTAGAGGTTGAAAATACTTGTCAG GATGATATAGATACAATTTCCCTGTCATATGACTCTTTTTTGGAGAAATTTCCTTTGTGTCACTGGCACTTGGAAAGATATGCCTATTGCAAGGCAAAGCTTTGTGGTACTCAAGAAGCCATTAAAGTTTATGAAAGAGGATCGGGATTGGCAATGTTCTCAGTTGGTTTCTGGGTTGACTATTTTGCATTTGGCACAGCTTGTTTTGGAGATCCTGAGGATATTCGCAA ATTATTTGGAAGAGCCGTCTCCTTTGTTGGAAAAGATTACTTTTGTCACGCCTTATGGGACAAGTACATGAAATATGAATTCAACCAGCAGGGATGGAATTTTCTTGCGCAAAGTTACATCCAAGCTCTGAGGTTTCCAACAAAGAAGctgtatttttattatgataa TTTCAAGCAGTTTGTGGCCAATTTGGAAGAGGAGATGGAATATGAGAAGAACGACCACATTGAAGTAGAGAAACTTTCAGGTCCTTATGCAGCGATAAAAATGTCTGGGGATGAAATCTCTCTTGTCGTCAAGGATTTGCTGGGTTCTTCTGATAAAGTCCTCAAGTGCAAGGCGCTGTATAGATATAGATCTATCGGTGAAGAATTCTATCAGGAATCATGcaatttgaatgaaaaaataaaatgcttTGAGACAAATATAAAAAGGCGATTTTTTTGTGTTACTCCTCTTGACGACCATCAATTAAATAATTGGCATCTGTATCTTGATTTTGTCGAGAAGCAAGAAAATTTGGACTGG ACTGTAAAACTGTATGAGAGGTGTTTAATATCTTGTGCGAGTTACCCTGAATTCTGGATGCGTTATGTTAATTTTCTGGAATCTAGCGGAGGGCGTGAGCTGGCTATCTCTGCTCTAGACCGGGcgacaaaaatatttttgaag AATGTGCCGGATATACATCTATTCAGTGCAAGGTTTAAGGAGCACCTAGGAGATGTGAATGGTGCTTGTGCTTCATTGCAGCAGTGTGATGCAAAAACTGATTCCatcttttttgaaaaagttGTAACAGAAGCAAACATTGAAAGACGCCTG GgaaatttaattaaagcttcTACTACATATGAAGAAGCGCTCAAAACAGCAAAAGAGAAGCAGAAGATTCATATTCTTCCCAGGCTGTATTCTCACTATTCCCGATTCACCTTCATG ATAACAGGTAGTGCAGATGCTGCTAGAAATATACTAATAAATGGTGTAAAAGAAGTACCCAATTGCAGATTCCTTTTCGAG GAATTGATGAATTTTGCAATGACCCATGAAGGGTCAAACCAAGTGAATGTGATCGACTCAATCATATCGGGTGCTGTTTCTCCAGGATCAGATGAATACCATGGTTTGAATGCCAAAGATCGAGAGACTATATCACTCTTGTTCTTAGAG TTTATGAATCTTTGTGGAAGTGTACATGATGTGATGAAGGCGTGGAACCGTCATATTAGCCTATTTCCGCAGTTCCTGAGGAGTGAGCCTTATAAACACTTTGCATCAGGCAGTTTTTTGTTGAACATGGTCCAGCTTCAAGTTGAACAAGGTCCAGTGAATGGTGAAATCGACCATACCCAGGTTATGGAAAAGCTGTCACCTCAGAAGGACAACAATTGCAAGGAAACAGCAGAGCCAGTGTATACTAAAGCTATTGTTCCGTCTGACAAGGATATGTCACAAGGCAATGAGCCAATTGATGGTTTGTCACGTCAATCAAGAGAAGACAAACCAGGACCAGTGGATGTAAGTGCAAAATTAGCTGAGTCCAATGGGAATGTTTTGATCTCACACGATTCAGTTCATGATTTCTCATGCCAGTCTAAAGTAGAAAAACCTGGACTTATGGTTGTTTCTGCTGAAACCATTGACCAGTCCGCAAAGCAAGCTTTGACCAAATGTGAGCCGGCTAATGAGTTTGGCAAGTTAACAGAAACAACTGATCCTGTTGATCAACTTAGCCTGTTGGATCATGAGTTCAAACATCAGAATCTGCCTGTTCCTTTGGAAAGTACTACTATCTTAAATTACAGAGAGAAGGAAAATCAGGAGTCAATCCCCATGTCTTGTGATGTGTATAAAGCTGAGGTAGTTGTGTCTCCAACCAGCAGTCCGATTATTGAATCTCCACTCTTTCATAATGCATCAGAAAAAGATGGATCAGTGAGTCAGCAGAACAGTACTATAACAAATATGCCTGCAGATTCAAAAGAGCCTTCTAAAACTGGTGTAACATTGATTGAGAAAGTCACAGCTCCTGGATATACTAGTTCAGGGTTTCATGAGCGAGCAAAAGATCAAGAGCAAAATAATCATCCAGGCAATGAATCGGACAGCAAAATGCTGATGAAGCAAGGAAATATCGAGTCAAATTCAGGAATTCAAATCTGTGGCCAGTCAGCAGGGGTTATTCAGGAAACTACAAAAACTGACCATGCCGGGCCAGTATGTACGACGGTTCCACCAAGCGATGCATCTGCTGCACAATCTCCTCTACTGTCCTCTCCTCTGGTTTCTTATCCTCAACAAAATGTGCAACAAAACAATTTACCAAGCACTCAAGATCCTTGGCAAGCCCAACAGAACATGGCTATGGACCAGATGCTACAGTATCATTACCATCAGCAGCATTTGGGGCAACAGCACTATCAGCAGCATATGCAACAGCCTTTATTTCAACTGCAACACCAGTATATGAACCAGCAACAATATCAACAGCTGAATCAGCAGCACTTGCAGCTGTTGCCTCAGCAATATTATGGCCAAGATCAGCATCAGATAACATACTGTGAACAATTTCACCAACAATTGCAACAACATCATTATTACCAGCAAAATCAACAATTACAGCAAGGTCAGGATCCTCGTCAACTTCAGGAGTTTGCCTACGATATGAATCAACAAGGATATCAGCAACATGTTGCAACACAAGGACAGCAGATACCTTTGCTGCAATACCAACAGCATCAACAGACTTATCAGCATTTTCATCAGCAGCAACCACATGGAGGGCATCCCCATGGTCCAGAACACCTTCGTCAGCAAGATGAACAATTCCATAAACAACAAGAACTCAGTTCAGGACAAACTATGAGCAAAAAGCAAGAG GTCCCTATAAATGCCCCACCAAATCATGATGGTGCATCTGAATCGTGTAAATCTCCACATATTTGA
- the LOC140979120 gene encoding uncharacterized protein isoform X1 yields MAEQNPGAETASVRLSQKLRELIAYGSLDYNSWKSLILEVENTCQDDIDTISLSYDSFLEKFPLCHWHLERYAYCKAKLCGTQEAIKVYERGSGLAMFSVGFWVDYFAFGTACFGDPEDIRKLFGRAVSFVGKDYFCHALWDKYMKYEFNQQGWNFLAQSYIQALRFPTKKLYFYYDNFKQFVANLEEEMEYEKNDHIEVEKLSGPYAAIKMSGDEISLVVKDLLGSSDKVLKCKALYRYRSIGEEFYQESCNLNEKIKCFETNIKRRFFCVTPLDDHQLNNWHLYLDFVEKQENLDWTVKLYERCLISCASYPEFWMRYVNFLESSGGRELAISALDRATKIFLKNVPDIHLFSARFKEHLGDVNGACASLQQCDAKTDSIFFEKVVTEANIERRLGNLIKASTTYEEALKTAKEKQKIHILPRLYSHYSRFTFMITGSADAARNILINGVKEVPNCRFLFEELMNFAMTHEGSNQVNVIDSIISGAVSPGSDEYHGLNAKDRETISLLFLEFMNLCGSVHDVMKAWNRHISLFPQFLRSEPYKHFASGSFLLNMVQLQVEQGPVNGEIDHTQVMEKLSPQKDNNCKETAEPVYTKAIVPSDKDMSQGNEPIDGLSRQSREDKPGPVDVSAKLAESNGNVLISHDSVHDFSCQSKVEKPGLMVVSAETIDQSAKQALTKCEPANEFGKLTETTDPVDQLSLLDHEFKHQNLPVPLESTTILNYREKENQESIPMSCDVYKAEVVVSPTSSPIIESPLFHNASEKDGSVSQQNSTITNMPADSKEPSKTGVTLIEKVTAPGYTSSGFHERAKDQEQNNHPGNESDSKMLMKQGNIESNSGIQICGQSAGVIQETTKTDHAGPVCTTVPPSDASAAQSPLLSSPLVSYPQQNVQQNNLPSTQDPWQAQQNMAMDQMLQYHYHQQHLGQQHYQQHMQQPLFQLQHQYMNQQQYQQLNQQHLQLLPQQYYGQDQHQITYCEQFHQQLQQHHYYQQNQQLQQGQDPRQLQEFAYDMNQQGYQQHVATQGQQIPLLQYQQHQQTYQHFHQQQPHGGHPHGPEHLRQQDEQFHKQQELSSGQTMSKKQEVPINAPPNHDGASESCKSPHI; encoded by the exons ATGGCCGAACAGAATCCTGGCGCTGAAACGGCAT CAGTGAGGCTATCTCAAAAGCTCAGGGAATTGATTGCTTATGGCTCGCTAGATTACAATTCCTGGAAATCGTTGATTTTAGAGGTTGAAAATACTTGTCAG GATGATATAGATACAATTTCCCTGTCATATGACTCTTTTTTGGAGAAATTTCCTTTGTGTCACTGGCACTTGGAAAGATATGCCTATTGCAAGGCAAAGCTTTGTGGTACTCAAGAAGCCATTAAAGTTTATGAAAGAGGATCGGGATTGGCAATGTTCTCAGTTGGTTTCTGGGTTGACTATTTTGCATTTGGCACAGCTTGTTTTGGAGATCCTGAGGATATTCGCAA ATTATTTGGAAGAGCCGTCTCCTTTGTTGGAAAAGATTACTTTTGTCACGCCTTATGGGACAAGTACATGAAATATGAATTCAACCAGCAGGGATGGAATTTTCTTGCGCAAAGTTACATCCAAGCTCTGAGGTTTCCAACAAAGAAGctgtatttttattatgataa TTTCAAGCAGTTTGTGGCCAATTTGGAAGAGGAGATGGAATATGAGAAGAACGACCACATTGAAGTAGAGAAACTTTCAGGTCCTTATGCAGCGATAAAAATGTCTGGGGATGAAATCTCTCTTGTCGTCAAGGATTTGCTGGGTTCTTCTGATAAAGTCCTCAAGTGCAAGGCGCTGTATAGATATAGATCTATCGGTGAAGAATTCTATCAGGAATCATGcaatttgaatgaaaaaataaaatgcttTGAGACAAATATAAAAAGGCGATTTTTTTGTGTTACTCCTCTTGACGACCATCAATTAAATAATTGGCATCTGTATCTTGATTTTGTCGAGAAGCAAGAAAATTTGGACTGG ACTGTAAAACTGTATGAGAGGTGTTTAATATCTTGTGCGAGTTACCCTGAATTCTGGATGCGTTATGTTAATTTTCTGGAATCTAGCGGAGGGCGTGAGCTGGCTATCTCTGCTCTAGACCGGGcgacaaaaatatttttgaag AATGTGCCGGATATACATCTATTCAGTGCAAGGTTTAAGGAGCACCTAGGAGATGTGAATGGTGCTTGTGCTTCATTGCAGCAGTGTGATGCAAAAACTGATTCCatcttttttgaaaaagttGTAACAGAAGCAAACATTGAAAGACGCCTG GgaaatttaattaaagcttcTACTACATATGAAGAAGCGCTCAAAACAGCAAAAGAGAAGCAGAAGATTCATATTCTTCCCAGGCTGTATTCTCACTATTCCCGATTCACCTTCATG ATAACAGGTAGTGCAGATGCTGCTAGAAATATACTAATAAATGGTGTAAAAGAAGTACCCAATTGCAGATTCCTTTTCGAG GAATTGATGAATTTTGCAATGACCCATGAAGGGTCAAACCAAGTGAATGTGATCGACTCAATCATATCGGGTGCTGTTTCTCCAGGATCAGATGAATACCATGGTTTGAATGCCAAAGATCGAGAGACTATATCACTCTTGTTCTTAGAG TTTATGAATCTTTGTGGAAGTGTACATGATGTGATGAAGGCGTGGAACCGTCATATTAGCCTATTTCCGCAGTTCCTGAGGAGTGAGCCTTATAAACACTTTGCATCAGGCAGTTTTTTGTTGAACATGGTCCAGCTTCAAGTTGAACAAGGTCCAGTGAATGGTGAAATCGACCATACCCAGGTTATGGAAAAGCTGTCACCTCAGAAGGACAACAATTGCAAGGAAACAGCAGAGCCAGTGTATACTAAAGCTATTGTTCCGTCTGACAAGGATATGTCACAAGGCAATGAGCCAATTGATGGTTTGTCACGTCAATCAAGAGAAGACAAACCAGGACCAGTGGATGTAAGTGCAAAATTAGCTGAGTCCAATGGGAATGTTTTGATCTCACACGATTCAGTTCATGATTTCTCATGCCAGTCTAAAGTAGAAAAACCTGGACTTATGGTTGTTTCTGCTGAAACCATTGACCAGTCCGCAAAGCAAGCTTTGACCAAATGTGAGCCGGCTAATGAGTTTGGCAAGTTAACAGAAACAACTGATCCTGTTGATCAACTTAGCCTGTTGGATCATGAGTTCAAACATCAGAATCTGCCTGTTCCTTTGGAAAGTACTACTATCTTAAATTACAGAGAGAAGGAAAATCAGGAGTCAATCCCCATGTCTTGTGATGTGTATAAAGCTGAGGTAGTTGTGTCTCCAACCAGCAGTCCGATTATTGAATCTCCACTCTTTCATAATGCATCAGAAAAAGATGGATCAGTGAGTCAGCAGAACAGTACTATAACAAATATGCCTGCAGATTCAAAAGAGCCTTCTAAAACTGGTGTAACATTGATTGAGAAAGTCACAGCTCCTGGATATACTAGTTCAGGGTTTCATGAGCGAGCAAAAGATCAAGAGCAAAATAATCATCCAGGCAATGAATCGGACAGCAAAATGCTGATGAAGCAAGGAAATATCGAGTCAAATTCAGGAATTCAAATCTGTGGCCAGTCAGCAGGGGTTATTCAGGAAACTACAAAAACTGACCATGCCGGGCCAGTATGTACGACGGTTCCACCAAGCGATGCATCTGCTGCACAATCTCCTCTACTGTCCTCTCCTCTGGTTTCTTATCCTCAACAAAATGTGCAACAAAACAATTTACCAAGCACTCAAGATCCTTGGCAAGCCCAACAGAACATGGCTATGGACCAGATGCTACAGTATCATTACCATCAGCAGCATTTGGGGCAACAGCACTATCAGCAGCATATGCAACAGCCTTTATTTCAACTGCAACACCAGTATATGAACCAGCAACAATATCAACAGCTGAATCAGCAGCACTTGCAGCTGTTGCCTCAGCAATATTATGGCCAAGATCAGCATCAGATAACATACTGTGAACAATTTCACCAACAATTGCAACAACATCATTATTACCAGCAAAATCAACAATTACAGCAAGGTCAGGATCCTCGTCAACTTCAGGAGTTTGCCTACGATATGAATCAACAAGGATATCAGCAACATGTTGCAACACAAGGACAGCAGATACCTTTGCTGCAATACCAACAGCATCAACAGACTTATCAGCATTTTCATCAGCAGCAACCACATGGAGGGCATCCCCATGGTCCAGAACACCTTCGTCAGCAAGATGAACAATTCCATAAACAACAAGAACTCAGTTCAGGACAAACTATGAGCAAAAAGCAAGAG GTCCCTATAAATGCCCCACCAAATCATGATGGTGCATCTGAATCGTGTAAATCTCCACATATTTGA
- the LOC140979136 gene encoding uncharacterized protein yields the protein MPSGSKKRKAARKKKENQPVSNHSNGCDDIKQQDDKDSDVGEFSSLNSHDHDSHQSHLTEGLEEENEKGENISHTPAEENLKIKDGEGPRIDREFEIEDKSSNKDDGSSSGSSDNSDSSRSSSDDESNFIKKGKVVDLGNGNESLSGGPAENIVRAEIDDGVDSVVENSPAEELKNTSILGEKVETDTCITPYVIGPMESEVKRLGFVEDNGISKVFMDVPLKKDESIENIVTLDHKDCVTQESRDRVAADIGVELEKDSGVTEVVLVPAPHPVETTTWKSCCGLFEVFAGSRR from the exons ATGCCCTCTGGTTCTAAGAAGCGGAAGGCTGCCaggaaaaagaaggaaaaccagCCAGTTTCCAATCACTCTAATG GGTGTGATGACATCAAGCAGCAAGATGATAAAGACAGTGATGTTGGGGAGTTTAGCTCTCTCAACTCACACGACCACGATAGCCACCAAAGCCATTTGACGGAGGGGTTGGAAGAAGAAAACGAGAAAGGAGAGAACATTTCACATACTCCCGcagaagaaaatttgaaaattaaggaTGGTGAAGGGCCAAGAATTGACAGGGAATTTGAGATTGAGGATAAATCTAGTAACAAAGATGACGGAAGTTCGTCTGGGAGCTCTGATAATAGTGACAGTAGCCGTAGCAGTTCAGATGACGAGTCTAATTTTATCAAGAAAGGTAAGGTTGTTGATTTGGGAAATGGCAATGAATCTTTGTCTGGAGGGCCAGCTGAGAACATAGTCCGTGCTGAGATTGATGATGGAGTTGATTCGGTCGTGGAAAACTCCCCGGCTGAGGAATTAAAGAACACTTCAATCCTGGGTGAGAAAGTAGAGACAGATACATGTATCACCCCTTATGTAATTGGACCCATGGAATCTGAGGTAAAAAGGCTGGGTTTTGTTGAAGACAATGGCATTTCAAAGGTTTTTATGGATGTACCATTGAAGAAGGACGAATCTATTGAGAATATAGTTACCCTAGATCATAAGGATTGTGTAACCCAGGAAAGTCGTGATAGAGTAGCTGCTGACATTGGAGTTGAACTTGAGAAAGATTCTGGAGTTACTGAG GTGGTGTTGGTTCCTGCTCCACATCCAGTGGAAACAACAACGTGGAAGAGTTGTTGTGGACTGTTTGAGGTGTTTGCAGGGTCTAGGAGATGA
- the LOC140979175 gene encoding oxoglutarate-dependent flavonoid 7-O-demethylase 1-like isoform X3: protein MESKFTKLGGSHEVPNVQELAKEISTTVPKRYVRFEGNDSILSNVSPSSEVPVIDMHQLDGDSMVELGKLHDACQEWGFFQLINHGVSSGVVENMKMEVQKFFGLPMEEKKRFYHEEGDIEGYGQALLVSDEQKLDWADTFSIVTSPTYLRKNHLIPKLPHTFREAIEAYSAELKILAMKILSLMARVLKIKEEDMKILFERGTQGMRMNFYPPCPQPELVTGLCPHSDANGLAILMQANEVEGLQVKKDGLWIPVFPLPDAFVVNIGDILEIVTNGAYQSVEHRAVVNTEQERLSVVTFLSPEMEGDLGPAPSLVTAETPAKFKRISVSDYFKRLFARELVGKSYLNSMRT, encoded by the exons ATGGAATCAAAGTTCACGAAACTCGGAGGTTCGCATGAGGTGCCTAATGTGCAAGAACTGGCCAAGGAGATATCGACCACCGTCCCGAAAAGATATGTTCGTTTTGAAGGAAATGATTCGATTTTATCCAATGTTTCCCCGTCGTCTGAAGTTCCAGTTATCGATATGCACCAGTTGGACGGAGATTCCATGGTGGAGCTTGGGAAGTTGCATGATGCATGCCAAGAATGGGGTTTCTTTCAG TTGATTAATCATGGAGTCAGCTCTGGAGTGGTGGAAAACATGAAAATGGAAGTCCAAAAATTTTTCGGTCTGCCGATGGAAGAGAAGAAAAGGTTTTATCATGAAGAAGGAGACATAGAAGGTTATGGACAAGCCTTGTTGGTATCTGATGAACAAAAGCTCGACTGGGCGGACACGTTCTCTATCGTCACCTCACCAACATATTTGAGGAAGAATCACTTAATCCCAAAGCTTCCACACACTTTCAG GGAAGCCATAGAAGCATATTCAGCGGAATTGAAGATCCTAGCCATGAAGATTCTTTCCCTGATGGCGAgagttttgaaaattaaagaagaagACATGAAAATTCTATTTGAACGGGGCACGCAGGGTATGAGGATGAACTTCTATCCTCCATGTCCACAACCGGAGCTCGTCACGGGCCTCTGCCCTCACTCGGACGCCAATGGCCTCGCAATTCTTATGCAAGCCAATGAAGTTGAAGGCCTACAGGTCAAGAAAGATGGGCTTTGGATCCCTGTTTTTCCACTTCCTGATGCGTTTGTGGTCAACATTGGAGATATTTTGGAG ATTGTGACGAATGGCGCATACCAGAGCGTGGAGCATCGAGCAGTTGTGAACACGGAGCAAGAGAGGCTGTCCGTGGTCACATTTCTAAGCCCAGAAATGGAAGGTGATTTAGGTCCAGCTCCTAGCCTCGTCACCGCAGAAACTCCCGCAAAATTCAAGAGAATCAGCGTTTCTGATTATTTCAAGAGACTGTTTGCTAGGGAACTGGTCGGAAAATCATACTTGAACAGCATGAGAACTTAA